A region of Salvelinus namaycush isolate Seneca chromosome 9, SaNama_1.0, whole genome shotgun sequence DNA encodes the following proteins:
- the tal1 gene encoding T-cell acute lymphocytic leukemia protein 1 homolog codes for MIEKLKPELRHLSPMVNECKSPQHDSLTTSITGRVSGEGGEAVSETQENTTAASGDSAERKRVPREHCNRTIFINGVAKETAYHSELKKLVPVIELARVGGSVDIKAREQTADINHKVQTTELCRPPIPLPLASWDPLSETRMVQLSPLAVPLPARAMLYSNFAQPLATMNSGYGGETEQYGMYPSHRIKRRPAPYEIEINDDNGSQPKIVRRIFTNSRERWRQQNVNGAFADLRQLIPTHPPDKKLSKNEILRLAMKYINFLAKLLDDQEGVVGGGNGSGAEGAWAPEGHEESLVREELLQGMLSSSNSNCGSLLGGDGSPDSYTEDQDSSVESRTQTSRVLHPHSGLHMDERNHR; via the exons ATGATAGAAAAACTGAAACCAGAACTTAGGCATCTCAGTCCTATGGTCAATGAGTGCAAGTCCCCACAGCACGACAGCTTGACTACTTCCATAACAGGTCGTGTCAGTGGGGAGGGGGGCGAAGCTGTTAGCGAGACACAGGAAAACACGACTGCGGCGTCGGGGGACTCAGCTGAGAGGAAGCGCGTCCCCAGGGAGCACTGCAACCGGACTATCTTCATTAATGGCGTTGCCAAGGAAACGGCGTACCACAGCGAGCTAAAAAAGTTAGTACCGGTTATCGAATTGGCCAGGGTAGGAGGGTCGGTGGATATAAAAGCTAGGGAGCAGACTGCAGACATTAACCACAAGGTACAGACCACGGAGCTGTGTAGACCGCCGATACCCCTGCCACTGGCTTCCTGGGACCCGTTGAGCGAAACTCGAATGGTGCAGTTGAGCCCGCTCGCCGTCCCTCTCCCTGCACGAGCGATGCTGTACAGTAACTTTGCTCAACCACTCGCCACCATGAACAG TGGCTACGGTGGCGAGACAGAACAGTATGGCATGTACCCCAGCCATCGGATCAAACGACGACCCGCGCCTTATGAGATTGAAATCAACGATGATAATG gctCGCAGCCCAAAATTGTGCGGCGGATCTTCACCAACAGCCGTGAGCGTTGGCGTCAGCAGAACGTGAACGGGGCATTCGCTGACCTCCGCCAGCTCATCCCCACCCACCCGCCCGATAAGAAGCTCTCCAAGAACGAGATCCTCCGACTGGCCATGAAGTACATCAACTTCCTGGCCAAGCTACTAGACGACCAGGAAGGTGTGGTGGGGGGCGGAAACGGCAGTGGTGCTGAGGGGGCCTGGGCTCCCGAGGGCCATGAGGAGAGCCTGGTCCGGGAGGAGCTCCTCCAGGGCATGCTGTCATCCAGCAACTCCAACTGCGGGAGTCTTCTGGGCGGGGATGGGAGTCCCGACAGCTACACCGAGGACCAGGACTCGTCTGTCGAGTCTCGAACGCAAACCTCCAGGGTTCTCCATCCTCACTCTGGACTCCATATGGACGAACGCAACCACAGATGA
- the LOC120053885 gene encoding chemokine XC receptor 1-like, which yields MGDIETNGTDYEYDEDYTDEVCDKAGVVKFGSIATPAFFSVVTILSLAGNILVLVILAKYENLKSLTNIFILNLALSDLVFTFGLPFWAAYHIWGWTFSRILCKTVTFVFYAGFYSSVLFLTIMTIHRYLAVVHPLSDHGSQRGCYGVTVSLVIWVVSFGAAVPALIFSSVQENPHEGDIHFYCEYWDPLWKRVGSYQQNIFFLAAFAVIGFCYVRILRTIFKSRSHMRNRTVKLIFSLVAVFFLGWAPYNVVIFLRLLHDYSVAPFNTCEVSTWLDYGFYVCRLIAFSHCCLNPVFYAFVGIKFRNHLKVILLKLCHRQSTMDTQQIRLPNIYSMGSMY from the coding sequence ATGGGCGATATTGAAACCAACGGCACCGATTACGAATATGATGAGGATTATACAGACGAGGTCTGTGACAAGGCCGGCGTTGTCAAGTTTGGTTCCATCGCCACCCCTGCTTTCTTCTCTGTGGTGACTATCCTGAGTCTAGCGGGCAACATCCTGGTCCTGGTCATCCTTGCCAAGTACGAGAACCTCAAGTCTCTCACCAACATCTTCATCCTCAACTTGGCCCTATCTGACCTGGTTTTCACCTTTGGTCTGCCCTTCTGGGCAGCCTACCACATCTGGGGCTGGACCTTTAGCAGGATCCTCTGCAAGACCGTCACCTTTGTCTTCTACGCTGGCTTCTACAGCAGCGTTTTGTTCCTGACCATCATGACTATCCACCGCTACCTGGCCGTGGTGCATCCTCTGTCCGACCATGGTTCCCAAAGGGGCTGCTATGGGGTCACAGTCTCTCTCGTCATCTGGGTTGTTAGTTTTGGGGCGGCCGTCCCTGCTTTGATTTTCAGCTCTGTCCAAGAGAACCCCCATGAAGGAGACATCCATTTTTACTGTGAATACTGGGATCCGCTGTGGAAGAGAGTGGGCAGCTACCAACAGAACATCTTCTTCTTGGCTGCTTTTGCAGTGATCGGGTTCTGCTACGTGAGGATATTGAGGACAATCTTCAAGTCAAGGTCACACATGAGGAATCGAACCGTGAAGCTGATCTTCAGTCTAGTGGCAGTATTTTTCCTTGGCTGGGCGCCTTACAACGTGGTGATATTTCTGAGGTTGTTGCATGACTACTCCGTAGCACCTTTCAATACTTGTGAGGTCAGCACATGGCTTGACTATGGGTTCTATGTGTGTCGACTGATTGCTTTCTCCCACTGCTGTCTCAACCCTGTCTTCTACGCATTTGTTGGGATTAAGTTCAGAAATCACTTGAAGGTGATCTTGCTGAAGCTTTGCCATCGCCAAAGCACCATGGATACACAACAGATTAGATTACCTAACATATACTCGATGGGATCAATGTACTAG